Proteins encoded by one window of Rhodobacteraceae bacterium IMCC1335:
- a CDS encoding UDP-N-acetylglucosamine 2-epimerase (non-hydrolyzing): MRKILFVFGTRPEAIKMAPVILHMKNDPSLDVRVCVTGQHREMLDQVLNLFQIDPDHDLNLMKIGQNLSELSASILSSIDAVLTVEKPDLVLVHGDTTTSVIAALSCYYRKIPIGHIEAGLRSGDLNSPWPEEGNRRLTAQIARFHFAPTPLNAQNLISEGIAPSNVYITGNTVIDALLKVRSIISSPDYEPNDVLEQELDFISSFDRMILITGHRRENFGDNFNQICLAIKDLAKKYSQTLFLYPVHLNPHVQEPANRILSGLDNVRLTKPLDYEGFVALMDRAFVILTDSGGIQEEAPALGKPVLVMRENTERPEGITSGTSILVGYSRVNIVEEVSRLLDNKNFYETLSKQMNPYGTGDASVKIAEIIKSEL, from the coding sequence ATGAGAAAAATTTTGTTTGTATTTGGTACTCGCCCAGAAGCGATTAAGATGGCTCCAGTTATTTTGCATATGAAAAATGATCCTAGTTTAGATGTTAGGGTTTGTGTGACTGGTCAACACAGAGAAATGTTGGATCAAGTTTTGAATTTGTTCCAAATCGACCCTGATCATGATTTAAATTTAATGAAAATTGGGCAGAATCTTTCGGAATTGAGTGCATCCATATTGTCCTCAATAGACGCAGTCCTCACTGTGGAGAAGCCAGATTTAGTATTAGTTCATGGTGATACAACAACATCTGTTATTGCAGCGTTGTCATGTTATTATCGGAAAATTCCGATAGGTCACATTGAAGCTGGGCTCAGATCTGGTGATCTGAATAGTCCATGGCCGGAGGAGGGAAATCGTCGTTTAACTGCACAAATAGCGCGATTTCACTTTGCGCCGACTCCATTGAATGCCCAGAATTTGATATCTGAGGGTATTGCACCGAGTAACGTCTATATTACCGGCAATACGGTAATCGATGCATTATTGAAGGTCAGGTCTATTATAAGTTCACCGGATTATGAGCCCAACGATGTTTTGGAACAAGAGTTAGATTTTATAAGTTCCTTCGATCGAATGATTTTGATTACCGGGCATCGGCGCGAAAACTTTGGTGACAACTTCAATCAAATCTGCCTTGCAATAAAAGACCTAGCTAAAAAGTATTCACAAACATTATTTTTGTATCCTGTTCATCTTAATCCACATGTGCAAGAACCAGCAAACCGAATCCTCTCCGGCCTAGATAATGTTCGACTAACTAAACCCCTCGATTACGAAGGCTTTGTTGCGCTAATGGATCGCGCATTTGTGATTTTAACTGACTCCGGCGGCATTCAAGAAGAGGCTCCAGCTTTAGGTAAGCCAGTGCTCGTTATGAGGGAAAATACAGAGCGGCCTGAGGGTATCACATCAGGCACAAGTATTCTCGTCGGTTATTCAAGAGTGAATATTGTTGAGGAGGTTTCAAGGCTACTGGATAATAAAAATTTCTATGAGACTCTTTCTAAGCAGATGAATCCGTACGGGACTGGAGATGCTAGCGTGAAAATAGCTGAAATAATAAAAAGTGAGCTTTAG
- a CDS encoding zinc-binding dehydrogenase, whose product MKTIVQNYRDGKLQLIDIKVPACNENEIIIQTRSSVVSVGTEKSISTLAKKNLFQKAKARPDLVKRVIEKVQTEGISKTYKDVLGRLEKLTPLGYSACGTVIRVGENVEEIKPGDFVAVIGADIASHSSIIVAPEMMCLKLNSEIGDSAAFGMLGIIAMHGVRCSAQQPGSVIGVIGLGLLGILTAQILVAYGFQIVGFDPDVEKIEMCKSFGFDNVFSDRQAYTKCLHNLSNGAGGDATIIAAATQSNVPIEDAIESTRNGGKIVVTGVVDIHPDRNELWHKEIELIVSRAGGPGGLDKLYEQEGIDLPIQYARWSQKRNLKEFFRLVQEGKIDPSSLISSYTYVDDAISLYDSIIKGTYHGLAPVIYYSKSDQNKLEKNDTKKISEDLLKFSKHSQPLAYKGEIKVDMIGAGQFARSALLPNLSRNKNVHLYRLATRTQSSSVSAKNKFRFHSNVSDPEKLFANVPDTNALVIATRHSLHYSYIEKAVRAGYRYVLVEKPMVTNRSELEGLRSLKEDFDFSIMVGYNRRYSPHTQRVKSFFASGRITNVTYVVNAGFVPRDHWVFEKKEGRSRIVGEMCHFFDFFQYITGARIESVTVVPINGADDREIVKDNMTVVCKMDNGAVCNLSYYANGDRGLSRENIYIFGSGYSAHIDNFSKTRLFGNGKSSTKKTLGQDIGYFEETKEFVDLMHGKTEEQSFDDLCKVMEVCFAVEDILAGNSI is encoded by the coding sequence ATGAAAACAATCGTACAGAATTATCGAGACGGGAAATTACAGTTAATCGACATTAAAGTGCCAGCATGCAATGAAAATGAAATAATTATACAAACTCGCAGCTCCGTGGTTAGTGTGGGAACTGAAAAATCAATATCCACACTAGCTAAGAAAAACTTATTTCAAAAAGCAAAGGCTCGTCCAGATTTAGTCAAACGTGTTATTGAGAAAGTCCAAACTGAGGGCATAAGCAAGACTTACAAAGATGTATTAGGCCGTTTGGAAAAACTGACTCCGTTGGGGTATAGTGCCTGCGGAACAGTGATACGTGTCGGCGAAAATGTAGAAGAAATCAAACCTGGCGATTTTGTCGCTGTTATTGGCGCGGATATAGCTTCACATTCTAGTATAATCGTTGCGCCTGAAATGATGTGTCTGAAACTCAATAGTGAAATCGGGGACAGTGCTGCTTTCGGCATGCTTGGAATAATCGCTATGCATGGAGTAAGATGCAGTGCGCAACAACCCGGCTCTGTGATTGGAGTGATAGGGTTAGGTTTACTGGGAATATTGACTGCTCAAATACTTGTAGCCTATGGTTTTCAGATTGTCGGCTTTGATCCAGATGTTGAAAAAATTGAAATGTGTAAATCATTTGGTTTCGATAATGTTTTTTCGGACCGACAAGCCTATACAAAATGTTTACACAATTTATCTAACGGTGCCGGAGGAGACGCCACAATAATTGCAGCTGCAACACAGTCGAATGTACCTATTGAAGATGCTATAGAAAGCACACGTAATGGTGGAAAAATTGTTGTGACCGGTGTTGTTGATATACATCCAGATCGTAACGAGCTTTGGCATAAGGAAATTGAGCTTATTGTGTCGCGTGCTGGTGGTCCAGGTGGGTTAGATAAGTTATATGAACAGGAAGGTATCGATTTACCGATACAATACGCGAGGTGGTCTCAGAAACGAAATCTGAAAGAGTTCTTTCGTTTGGTGCAAGAAGGGAAGATTGACCCGAGTTCACTTATATCCAGCTATACATATGTTGATGATGCAATATCACTTTATGATAGTATAATTAAAGGAACCTATCATGGATTGGCGCCGGTAATATACTATTCTAAAAGTGATCAGAATAAATTAGAGAAAAACGATACAAAGAAAATTAGTGAAGACTTGTTAAAGTTTAGTAAGCATAGTCAGCCTCTTGCTTACAAAGGTGAAATTAAAGTGGATATGATTGGTGCGGGGCAATTCGCAAGATCCGCATTGTTACCAAACTTGTCTAGAAATAAAAACGTACATTTGTATCGGTTGGCAACAAGAACACAGTCTAGCAGTGTCTCAGCTAAAAATAAATTTCGGTTCCACTCTAATGTCAGTGACCCTGAAAAACTGTTTGCAAACGTGCCAGATACAAACGCACTAGTGATCGCTACGCGACATTCTCTGCATTATAGTTATATTGAAAAAGCTGTTCGAGCGGGATATCGTTACGTGCTTGTCGAGAAGCCAATGGTAACTAACCGTTCTGAACTGGAAGGTTTGAGGTCGTTAAAAGAGGATTTCGACTTTAGTATTATGGTTGGGTATAATCGACGGTATTCTCCGCATACACAGAGGGTCAAAAGCTTTTTCGCGTCTGGCCGCATCACGAATGTCACTTATGTGGTCAATGCCGGTTTTGTACCTCGTGATCATTGGGTATTTGAAAAGAAGGAAGGCCGCAGTAGAATAGTAGGTGAAATGTGTCACTTCTTTGATTTTTTTCAGTATATCACCGGTGCCAGAATCGAAAGCGTGACTGTAGTGCCAATTAATGGAGCTGATGACCGGGAAATAGTCAAAGATAATATGACAGTTGTTTGTAAAATGGACAACGGCGCTGTTTGTAATCTTTCCTACTACGCCAATGGCGATAGAGGGTTGAGCCGTGAAAATATTTATATTTTTGGTTCCGGATATAGTGCTCATATCGACAATTTTTCAAAAACGCGCCTATTTGGTAATGGAAAGTCTTCTACAAAGAAAACGCTGGGGCAAGATATTGGATATTTCGAAGAAACCAAAGAATTTGTCGATTTGATGCATGGTAAAACGGAAGAACAATCGTTTGATGATTTATGTAAAGTGATGGAAGTTTGCTTTGCTGTTGAAGATATTTTAGCAGGGAATTCAATATGA
- a CDS encoding glycosyltransferase, whose product MKILLVSDSYPPEIRSASKLVYDLRTHLVDLGFETDVITTEAKYNIDKKSVFKDDAGVSEPVRIKVLEHHNVPYVIRGISQLLMPYYFYKGFKKHLNRNYDLVIIYSPPLTLGLFGAYLKRRFAKTTVLNVQDLFPQNAIDLGILKNFLLIKFFRYIERFCYKHNDLVTFHSQSNLELANKEFMNELSGKSIIMHNWQKFENTSYKDEAYVRKKYGIAGDKKIAIFAGVLGPAQGLNNLIELANTIQVDAPEWHFLVLGDGAERKKIQSLAEAYKLSNIQFEDFVSPDEYQKVLSGCQLGTVFLSELNKTPVVPGKILGYMEKKVPVFCVLNRESDAHELVASAECGATTVAGIGAKEIGRSFLDFVSNYEMFKAMGQSGYTYARENFVIDVVVNGLLEEINKRVP is encoded by the coding sequence ATGAAAATCCTTCTCGTAAGCGACTCGTACCCACCAGAGATAAGGTCAGCATCCAAGCTGGTTTATGATTTGCGGACCCATTTAGTGGATCTCGGATTTGAAACAGACGTAATAACGACTGAAGCAAAGTATAACATTGATAAAAAATCCGTGTTTAAGGATGATGCGGGCGTGTCTGAGCCTGTTCGCATTAAGGTTTTGGAACACCATAATGTGCCCTATGTGATTAGAGGTATATCTCAGCTCTTGATGCCATACTACTTTTACAAAGGATTTAAGAAACACCTGAATCGAAATTATGATTTAGTAATTATTTACTCACCGCCGTTGACGCTAGGCTTGTTTGGCGCATACCTCAAACGAAGGTTCGCTAAGACCACCGTACTTAATGTTCAGGATCTTTTCCCGCAAAATGCTATTGACCTAGGTATTCTGAAAAACTTTCTGCTTATAAAATTCTTTCGCTACATTGAACGTTTTTGTTACAAGCATAATGATTTGGTTACCTTTCATTCCCAAAGTAATCTCGAACTTGCTAATAAAGAATTTATGAATGAGCTTTCCGGAAAATCTATCATAATGCACAATTGGCAAAAGTTTGAAAATACATCATATAAAGATGAAGCTTATGTTCGGAAAAAATATGGGATAGCTGGTGATAAAAAAATCGCAATTTTCGCTGGCGTATTGGGACCCGCTCAAGGACTGAATAACTTGATTGAGTTAGCTAACACAATACAAGTTGACGCTCCTGAATGGCATTTTTTAGTGTTGGGTGACGGTGCCGAACGAAAAAAGATTCAAAGTCTTGCAGAGGCATACAAGCTTTCGAACATTCAGTTTGAAGACTTTGTAAGCCCAGATGAGTACCAAAAAGTTCTTTCAGGATGTCAATTAGGCACAGTCTTTTTGTCTGAACTTAATAAAACACCCGTAGTGCCAGGAAAAATTCTGGGTTACATGGAGAAAAAAGTGCCCGTTTTTTGCGTTTTGAATAGAGAAAGCGACGCGCATGAACTGGTTGCGTCAGCTGAGTGTGGGGCAACAACGGTTGCTGGTATTGGCGCTAAAGAAATCGGACGTTCTTTTTTAGATTTTGTATCCAACTACGAAATGTTTAAAGCTATGGGCCAGTCTGGCTATACATATGCGAGAGAGAACTTTGTGATCGACGTAGTCGTAAATGGGTTATTAGAAGAGATAAACAAGAGGGTGCCGTAA
- a CDS encoding NAD-dependent epimerase/dehydratase family protein: MQQIFSTRIEHMLSSIDRWKLDPEISSYYNNREILVTGGAGAIGSNLVIALSSLVGKRGKVIVLDNLTASKGKDPWNVPDMSNVLFISGDIRSSQSLDRIFKRDISIVFHLAAFFANQNSVDYPTESADVDVVGIARLLDYSVIKGIDRFVYASSGCAIYGSYPKLPLSEDFISMHLTTPYQINKMTGEMYCNFYNHHYGLKTVNCRFFNSFGPGEAPGQYRNVIPNFVYWAMLGRSLPITGDGSETRDFTSVYDLVQGLVKAGYYEDAIGENFNLAAGREIRIRDMMEAVNKTCGNDTPPNFMPRRKWDTKPRLLASIEKASKLIDYKPVESFEDTLEKNMEWFKENWDLIQAQADFPPGMNSALQK, translated from the coding sequence ATGCAGCAAATATTTTCTACTCGAATTGAGCACATGCTATCGAGTATTGATCGCTGGAAGTTAGACCCAGAGATTTCAAGTTATTACAACAATCGTGAGATCCTAGTGACCGGTGGAGCGGGTGCCATTGGTAGCAATCTGGTGATTGCACTTTCATCCCTTGTGGGCAAACGAGGTAAAGTAATTGTGCTTGATAATCTGACGGCATCCAAGGGTAAAGACCCGTGGAATGTACCGGATATGTCAAATGTACTTTTCATATCTGGTGATATTCGTAGTAGCCAGAGCTTGGATCGTATCTTTAAGCGCGATATTAGCATTGTCTTTCATCTAGCAGCCTTTTTTGCAAACCAGAATTCGGTAGACTACCCAACAGAGTCAGCAGATGTAGATGTTGTCGGTATTGCGCGGTTGCTAGATTATTCTGTAATTAAAGGTATTGATAGGTTTGTTTATGCGTCGTCTGGCTGCGCAATATACGGTTCATACCCAAAACTACCTTTAAGTGAAGATTTTATTTCCATGCATCTTACAACTCCGTATCAAATTAATAAGATGACTGGGGAGATGTATTGCAATTTTTATAATCATCACTACGGATTAAAAACAGTAAATTGTCGTTTTTTCAACTCGTTTGGGCCAGGAGAAGCCCCGGGACAGTACAGAAACGTAATTCCAAATTTTGTTTATTGGGCGATGTTGGGTAGATCTTTGCCTATTACCGGAGATGGAAGCGAAACTCGCGATTTCACAAGTGTATACGATTTAGTTCAGGGATTAGTAAAAGCTGGATATTATGAGGACGCAATTGGAGAAAATTTCAATTTGGCGGCTGGGCGAGAAATAAGAATCAGAGATATGATGGAAGCCGTCAACAAAACCTGTGGGAACGACACTCCGCCTAATTTTATGCCTCGACGCAAGTGGGATACCAAACCGCGGCTACTGGCATCTATCGAAAAGGCGAGTAAACTGATTGACTACAAACCAGTAGAATCCTTTGAAGACACACTTGAAAAGAACATGGAGTGGTTCAAAGAAAACTGGGATCTAATTCAGGCTCAAGCCGATTTTCCGCCAGGTATGAATTCAGCTTTGCAAAAATGA
- the rfbB gene encoding dTDP-glucose 4,6-dehydratase, with product MKILVTGGAGFIGSVVVRLAIARGHQVVNVDALTYAACLDNVASVADHPNYSFEQVDIRDRTGLDAVFAKHTPDAVMHLAAESHVDRSIDGPADFIETNINGTFNMLESARSYWQAQGRPDTFRFHHISTDEVFGSLGPTGMFTEETPYDPRSPYSASKASSDHLVRAWHETYGLPVVLTNCSNNYGPYHFPEKLIPVVILNALAGKPLPIYGDGGNIRDWLYVEDHADALLLVLAKGAVGRSYNIGGENERTNLELVKTLCSILDRLRPRDGDSYADLITFVTDRPGHDARYAIDPARIRDELGWRPSVTVEEGLEKTVQWYLDNENWWQPLLNRTGVGQRLGTKS from the coding sequence ATGAAAATACTGGTAACCGGTGGGGCGGGCTTCATTGGGTCCGTCGTGGTGCGTTTGGCGATTGCGCGGGGACATCAGGTGGTGAATGTCGATGCGCTGACCTATGCAGCCTGTTTGGACAATGTGGCCAGTGTTGCGGATCATCCCAATTATTCGTTTGAACAGGTTGATATTCGCGACCGTACGGGGCTGGACGCTGTGTTCGCCAAACATACCCCCGATGCAGTGATGCATCTAGCGGCTGAAAGCCATGTGGACCGATCCATCGACGGACCTGCGGATTTTATCGAAACGAATATCAACGGCACCTTTAACATGCTTGAGTCTGCGCGCAGTTATTGGCAGGCGCAAGGCCGACCCGATACGTTCCGGTTCCATCACATTAGCACGGATGAGGTGTTTGGATCGCTGGGCCCGACGGGCATGTTTACCGAAGAAACCCCCTATGACCCGCGCAGCCCCTATTCCGCGTCCAAGGCCAGTTCAGACCATCTGGTTCGCGCGTGGCATGAAACCTACGGCCTGCCGGTGGTGCTAACGAATTGTTCGAACAATTATGGCCCCTATCACTTTCCGGAAAAGCTGATCCCCGTGGTGATCCTGAACGCACTGGCGGGCAAACCGCTGCCCATTTACGGGGACGGCGGGAATATCCGCGATTGGCTGTATGTTGAGGATCACGCAGATGCTCTACTGTTGGTTTTGGCCAAGGGCGCTGTGGGCCGCAGTTATAACATCGGCGGCGAAAACGAACGCACGAACCTAGAGCTGGTTAAAACGCTGTGCAGCATTTTGGATCGCCTGCGCCCACGCGATGGGGACAGCTATGCCGATTTGATCACCTTTGTCACGGATCGCCCAGGCCACGATGCGCGTTATGCGATTGACCCTGCACGCATTCGCGATGAACTGGGCTGGCGCCCATCCGTGACGGTTGAGGAAGGTTTAGAAAAAACCGTGCAGTGGTATTTGGACAATGAAAACTGGTGGCAGCCCCTGTTGAACCGTACCGGTGTTGGGCAACGCTTGGGCACGAAATCATGA
- the rfbD gene encoding dTDP-4-dehydrorhamnose reductase: MILVFGKTGQVATELQRLGNVVALGRDQADLSDAAACANTIRTYAPRVVINAAAYTAVDKAEEEEALATIINGDAPTAMAQACDELDIPLIHISTDYVFAGTGDAPWQPDDPTAPQNAYGRSKLAGEIGIRNSGTVHAILRTSWVVSAHGSNFVKTMLRLSDTRDTLNIVADQIGGPTPSRDIAAACLQIAEQLIADPSKSGTYHYSGAPDVSWADFARAIFEQTGKAVTVTPIPTTDYPTPAKRPLNSRMECGATKRAFGIPRPDWRDGLNMILQELEGTK; this comes from the coding sequence ATGATCCTTGTCTTTGGTAAAACCGGGCAAGTGGCGACAGAGTTGCAGCGGCTTGGTAACGTGGTAGCTTTGGGTCGGGATCAGGCAGATTTATCTGATGCGGCGGCCTGTGCTAATACCATTCGCACCTATGCGCCACGGGTTGTGATCAATGCGGCGGCCTATACGGCTGTGGATAAGGCCGAGGAAGAAGAGGCCTTGGCCACAATCATCAATGGCGATGCGCCCACAGCAATGGCGCAGGCCTGTGATGAACTGGACATCCCTCTGATCCATATCTCAACCGATTATGTGTTTGCGGGAACGGGTGACGCGCCTTGGCAGCCCGATGACCCAACCGCGCCGCAAAATGCCTATGGCCGCAGTAAATTGGCGGGAGAAATTGGCATTCGCAACAGCGGTACCGTACATGCGATTTTACGCACCTCTTGGGTGGTATCGGCCCATGGGTCGAACTTTGTCAAAACCATGCTGCGCCTATCGGACACGCGTGATACGCTCAATATCGTGGCGGATCAAATCGGTGGGCCAACACCTTCGCGCGATATTGCAGCGGCTTGTTTGCAGATCGCCGAACAGCTGATCGCGGATCCGTCGAAATCTGGCACCTATCATTACAGCGGCGCGCCAGATGTCTCATGGGCTGATTTTGCGCGGGCGATTTTTGAACAGACGGGCAAGGCAGTAACAGTCACTCCCATTCCAACGACCGACTATCCCACGCCCGCCAAACGCCCGCTGAATTCGCGGATGGAGTGCGGCGCAACAAAACGGGCATTTGGCATTCCACGCCCCGATTGGCGCGATGGATTGAACATGATATTACAGGAGTTAGAGGGTACAAAATGA
- the rfbA gene encoding glucose-1-phosphate thymidylyltransferase RfbA, protein MTQRKGIILAGGSGTRLYPLTIAVSKQLLPIYDKPMIYYPLTVLMLAGIREIMIITTPQDQDQFQRLLGDGSQWGIRLEYKIQPSPDGLAQAFILAEDFLDGAPSAMVLGDNIFFGHGLPPVLAAADAQENGATVFGYHVSDPERYGVVDFDADGTVKTIIEKPEVPPSNYAVTGLYFVDGSAPERARQVTPSARGELEITSLLESYLTDGTLRVEKMGRGYAWLDTGTHASLLDASNFVRTLTERQGLQVGSPDEVAYQLDWISRDQLRKRAELFGKNKYGQYLLGLCR, encoded by the coding sequence ATGACGCAACGCAAAGGCATTATTCTGGCGGGCGGATCCGGCACGCGGCTGTATCCGCTTACGATAGCGGTGTCGAAACAACTGTTGCCTATTTATGATAAACCGATGATCTATTACCCGCTGACGGTGTTGATGTTGGCGGGCATCCGCGAAATTATGATCATCACAACACCCCAAGATCAGGACCAATTCCAACGCCTGTTGGGCGATGGAAGCCAGTGGGGCATTCGGCTGGAGTACAAAATACAACCCAGCCCAGATGGTCTGGCCCAGGCGTTTATCCTGGCCGAGGATTTCTTGGATGGCGCACCATCGGCCATGGTGTTGGGTGATAACATATTCTTTGGCCATGGCCTGCCACCGGTTTTGGCGGCAGCGGATGCACAAGAGAATGGCGCGACTGTGTTCGGCTATCACGTGTCAGACCCTGAACGCTATGGCGTGGTGGATTTTGACGCTGATGGTACGGTGAAGACCATCATTGAAAAACCCGAGGTCCCACCATCAAACTATGCGGTGACGGGGCTGTATTTTGTCGATGGATCGGCCCCAGAACGCGCGAGACAGGTCACGCCATCAGCACGTGGGGAATTGGAAATCACATCCTTACTGGAAAGCTATCTAACCGATGGCACATTGCGCGTCGAAAAAATGGGCCGCGGCTATGCGTGGTTGGACACAGGCACCCACGCATCCCTACTAGACGCCAGCAACTTCGTCCGCACCCTGACCGAACGCCAAGGTCTGCAAGTCGGATCGCCGGATGAAGTGGCCTATCAACTTGATTGGATCAGTAGAGATCAGTTGCGTAAACGTGCAGAGCTGTTTGGCAAAAATAAGTATGGCCAATATTTATTAGGCTTATGTCGATGA
- a CDS encoding tyrosine-type recombinase/integrase, with product MRHAQTLNEAQFRKVLHYCRTRRHANRDTAIFMVSFFAGLRAKEIAALKLGDVFDADGRVREQFTLESDQTKGGQRRSVFINKRLAKALDDYGLDKNFSNLERPLFESQKGGHFSPNTMCQLFLDILKNCGFKDASSHSGRRTYITRLANKGVGVRLLAALAGHSHISTTQRYIDVNADQMKEAVELL from the coding sequence ATGAGACATGCACAGACACTGAATGAAGCCCAGTTTCGCAAAGTTCTGCACTACTGTCGCACAAGACGACACGCCAATCGTGACACGGCAATTTTTATGGTGAGCTTTTTTGCCGGGCTTCGTGCTAAAGAAATTGCAGCGCTCAAGTTGGGGGACGTGTTTGACGCCGACGGTCGAGTGCGTGAACAGTTTACGCTTGAGAGCGACCAAACCAAGGGTGGGCAGCGGCGCAGCGTGTTTATCAACAAACGTCTCGCAAAAGCATTGGACGACTATGGCCTGGATAAAAACTTTAGCAATTTAGAGCGTCCTTTGTTTGAGAGCCAAAAAGGCGGGCACTTCTCACCAAACACAATGTGTCAGCTGTTTTTGGACATTTTGAAAAACTGCGGCTTTAAAGATGCCTCAAGCCATTCAGGTCGCAGAACCTATATTACCAGATTGGCAAACAAGGGAGTGGGTGTGCGCTTGCTGGCTGCACTTGCGGGGCATTCTCATATCTCCACCACACAAAGATATATCGATGTAAACGCAGACCAGATGAAAGAGGCGGTGGAGCTGCTTTAA
- a CDS encoding CopG family transcriptional regulator: protein MTSQLSKRVTIDIEPDLYKKLTLKAAQDDCSVSDIVHEAVYLLLAEDAEDIADFDARRDEPSTDIEL, encoded by the coding sequence ATGACCAGCCAACTGTCAAAGCGGGTTACTATTGATATAGAGCCCGATCTTTACAAAAAATTAACGTTAAAGGCAGCGCAAGATGATTGTTCAGTTTCAGATATTGTCCATGAAGCTGTGTATCTGCTTTTGGCTGAAGATGCTGAAGATATCGCGGATTTTGACGCTCGGAGGGATGAACCTTCAACGGATATTGAGTTGTAA
- a CDS encoding AAA family ATPase — translation MEANMSFDLKHLPSTFEDLVIADPLNAGIIQQYCTAIPSKPLLLVGPPGAGKTEAARVIAQTYFKTKNIQNMTWEFNGGSSGKDLQSQIMAETNFQLFGNSDKALVVINEIDTLDLRTQQPLFRDFMDAKRSYIRFIATTNHKSRILGAILSRFRVVDLTPPTNQDWVPRAKAILEDEGMSPSTQDVALMLQSFKGSARDLIDLLEETVIGWRTAQSPAPITSHSSGRAL, via the coding sequence ATGGAGGCAAACATGTCTTTTGATCTCAAACATCTTCCATCAACTTTTGAGGATCTCGTTATTGCCGATCCGCTCAACGCAGGCATCATACAGCAATACTGTACTGCTATACCCTCAAAGCCCCTATTACTCGTGGGCCCACCTGGCGCTGGAAAGACGGAAGCCGCGCGTGTCATTGCCCAGACATACTTCAAAACCAAAAACATCCAGAACATGACCTGGGAATTCAATGGGGGAAGTTCAGGGAAAGACCTGCAGTCACAAATTATGGCAGAGACTAATTTCCAGCTCTTTGGCAACTCAGATAAAGCTCTTGTGGTGATCAATGAAATCGACACGCTAGATCTTCGCACGCAGCAACCCTTGTTTCGCGATTTTATGGACGCAAAGCGCTCCTACATTCGCTTCATTGCCACCACCAACCACAAATCGCGGATACTCGGTGCCATCCTAAGCAGGTTTCGCGTTGTAGATCTTACCCCACCAACAAACCAAGACTGGGTGCCTCGTGCAAAAGCTATTCTAGAAGACGAAGGCATGTCGCCATCCACTCAAGACGTTGCACTCATGCTGCAGAGTTTTAAAGGCAGTGCTCGAGATTTGATCGATTTGTTGGAGGAGACCGTGATCGGATGGCGCACTGCACAGTCACCGGCGCCAATCACATCACATTCTTCAGGGAGGGCACTCTGA